A region from the Cupriavidus sp. D39 genome encodes:
- a CDS encoding amidase, which translates to MDTKQQICGMDAVALARAIRSKELSPVEVVEAHLARMEALEPSIHAFCTIASQAAREQARQVEARILRGEEVGALAGVPVGIKDLVCTAGIRTASGSPAYRDFVPDEDDVVVERLKEADAIIVGKTNVPEFGYSGVGHNPVFETTRNPWNLDMTPGGSSAGSGAAVASGEVPFAIGSDGGGSIRIPAAHSGIYGIKPSMGRVPLYPGCRDERYPGVSSWESLEHIGPMSRTVADSALMLSVIAGPDSRDRHSLPSAGFDWLKALDGDLKGLRVAYSPDWGYAAVDPQVRRVVDEAVRVFERDLGCSVEIAHPGWSDPFDAFWAIVAMDTDLKGMREMVAQWGKEMSPHLVAFLNHPWTAEDFTNAMVTRKSVVNKMWRFMTNYDLLLTPTLTVPPFPVHCQGPEKTDGRMVAPTQWLSFTYPINLTGQPAASVPAGFTSDGLPIGLQIVGRHLDDPLVLRASAAFERARPWRNTLPPLLSELGLVQ; encoded by the coding sequence ATGGACACCAAGCAACAGATCTGCGGCATGGACGCGGTTGCCCTCGCAAGGGCCATTCGCAGCAAGGAGCTTTCGCCCGTCGAAGTGGTCGAGGCGCACCTAGCGCGAATGGAAGCGCTCGAGCCGTCGATTCACGCGTTCTGCACCATTGCGTCGCAGGCGGCGCGCGAGCAGGCGCGACAAGTGGAAGCACGAATTCTGCGCGGCGAGGAGGTTGGGGCGCTGGCAGGCGTGCCGGTCGGCATCAAGGACCTGGTCTGCACGGCGGGCATCAGGACCGCGTCCGGGTCGCCTGCGTACAGGGATTTTGTGCCCGACGAAGACGACGTCGTCGTCGAGCGCCTGAAGGAAGCCGACGCGATCATCGTCGGAAAGACCAACGTGCCGGAATTCGGGTACAGCGGTGTTGGCCACAACCCGGTTTTCGAAACCACGAGGAACCCGTGGAATCTGGACATGACGCCGGGTGGCTCCAGCGCGGGTTCCGGCGCCGCGGTGGCGAGCGGTGAAGTGCCGTTTGCCATCGGCAGCGACGGCGGGGGATCGATCCGCATTCCGGCAGCGCATTCGGGAATTTACGGCATAAAGCCGTCGATGGGGCGCGTGCCGCTCTATCCCGGCTGCCGCGATGAACGCTACCCGGGCGTGTCGAGTTGGGAGAGCCTCGAGCATATCGGCCCGATGAGCCGGACGGTTGCGGACAGCGCACTGATGCTGTCGGTGATCGCGGGGCCGGATTCGCGCGACCGCCATTCGCTGCCGTCCGCCGGTTTCGACTGGTTGAAAGCGCTTGACGGCGACCTGAAAGGGCTGCGTGTTGCCTACAGCCCGGACTGGGGCTACGCGGCTGTCGACCCGCAGGTGCGCCGCGTCGTCGATGAAGCGGTCCGTGTCTTCGAGCGCGATCTGGGCTGCAGCGTCGAGATCGCGCATCCCGGGTGGAGCGATCCCTTCGACGCGTTCTGGGCAATCGTCGCGATGGACACCGACCTCAAAGGCATGCGCGAGATGGTGGCGCAATGGGGCAAAGAGATGTCGCCGCATCTGGTCGCGTTTCTGAATCATCCATGGACCGCGGAGGACTTCACCAACGCGATGGTGACCCGCAAGAGCGTGGTCAACAAGATGTGGCGCTTCATGACGAACTATGACCTGCTGCTGACGCCGACGCTGACGGTCCCGCCTTTCCCCGTTCATTGCCAGGGACCGGAGAAGACCGACGGCCGCATGGTCGCGCCGACGCAGTGGCTCTCGTTCACCTATCCGATCAACCTGACCGGCCAGCCGGCGGCCTCCGTGCCAGCAGGCTTCACCAGCGACGGGCTGCCGATCGGCCTGCAGATCGTCGGGCGCCATCTCGACGATCCGCTGGTGCTGCGCGCGTCGGCGGCGTTCGAGCGGGCGCGTCCGTGGCGCAACACATTGCCGCCGCTGCTGAGCGAACTCGGTCTTGTCCAGTAA